A single window of Periophthalmus magnuspinnatus isolate fPerMag1 chromosome 9, fPerMag1.2.pri, whole genome shotgun sequence DNA harbors:
- the rab35b gene encoding ras-related protein Rab-35b: protein MARDYDYLFKLLIIGDSGVGKSSLLLRFADNTFSGSYITTIGVDFKIRTVEINGEKVKLQIWDTAGQERFRTITSTYYRGTHGVIVVYDVTSAESFVNVKRWLHEINQNCDDVCRILVGNKNDDPNSKVVETTDAQKFAEQMGISLFETSAKENINVEEMFNCITELVLKAKKDVLARQQQQQQNDVVRLTRNSKRKKKCC, encoded by the exons GAGTGGGAAAAAGCAGTCTCCTTCTGCGATTTGcagacaacacattttcag GTAGCTATATCACCACTATCGGGGTTGACTTTAAGATCCGGACTGTGGAGATCAACGGAGAGAAGGTCAAGCTTCAGATCTGGGACACAGCGGGGCAGGAGCGCTTCCGAACCATCACCTCCAC ATATTACCGGGGCACACATGGGGTTATAGTGGTATACGACGTCACCAGTGCAGAGTCCTTTGTGAACGTCAAACGATGGCTTCatgaaataaaccagaactgtGATGACGTGTGCCGAATATTAG TGGGGAACAAAAACGACGACCCAAACTCTAAAGTGGTGGAGACGACAGACGCGCAGAAGTTTGCAGAGCAGATGGGCATCAGCCTGTTTGAGACCAGCGCGAAAGAAAACATAAACGTGGAAGAG ATGTTTAACTGCATCACAGAGCTGGTGCTCAAAGCTAAGAAGGACGTGCTTGcccgacagcagcagcagcaacagaacGACGTGGTGCGACTCACCCGAAACAGTAAACGAAAGAAAAAGTGCTGCTAG